The proteins below are encoded in one region of Branchiostoma floridae strain S238N-H82 unplaced genomic scaffold, Bfl_VNyyK Sc7u5tJ_1566, whole genome shotgun sequence:
- the LOC118408298 gene encoding Fanconi anemia group J protein-like, whose translation MDSPGRKYTISGVNVQFPCNAYPTQIAMMHKILQGLEREQNCLLESPTGSGKSLALLCSCLAWQTAEYEKLRLEEEEDDTCCKKKEENCGCSCHAGLQTGANIPEEPSTSKYFPTASETPALSDHDYTGGAGPNPSVSPNEDDFQPAKKKFRTPGGTQQSSRVRGVVYEDDGGTPGTPPTPAQWKMELTNSRSTNQMLCTCNCGKKGEERKEETEERPRKKKRAPKIFFGTRTHKQIAQITRELGKTAYKGARMTILSSREHTCINASIRGNKNDGCRELLDHKACSFHHNVVRMSNQAQIQYRGLSAWDIEELVKLGKKIKACPYYSARELMLEADIVFCPYNYLVDPVIRENMQISLKNHVIVLDEAHNIEDSAREAASFSMTEDQLDNCMSELENLVLHNVQMDDHRALHIVCGSFKKWIKDSSSLLKERDFERQTKVQTGMDMVAVLNTMGINPDTFGLLKKNLSAVTDPENKPEPKQGQEQMWLGSASAQMLKGMFFVLGFLFKENMKFAEDYSHGKLQLGSPGAAGA comes from the exons ATGGACAGTCCTGGACGGAAGTACACCATCAGTGGTGTAAATGTACAGTTCCCCTGCAATGCCTACCCCACACAGATAGCCATGATGCATAAG ATTTTACAAGGGTTGGAAAGGGAACAAAACTGCCTCCTGGAGAGTCCAACTGGCAGTGGCAAGAGTCTGGCTCTTCTCTGCTCATGCCTGGCCTGGCAAACAGCTGAGTATG aaaAACTGAGGttagaggaggaggaggatgataCCTGTTGCAAGAAAA aagaagaaaactGTGGGTGCTCCTGTCATGCTGGGCTTCAGACTGGGGCAAACATTCCAG AAGAGCCATCTACATCCAAGTACTTCCCTACTGCTTCTGAGACACCAGCCTTGTCAGACCATGATTATACAG GTGGAGCTGGCCCCAATCCCTCTGTAAGTCCAAATGAAGATGATTTCCAGCCTGCCAAGAAGAAGTTTCGAACACCTGGCGGGACTCAGCAG TCCAGTCGAGTGAGAGGAGTTGTCTATGAGGATGATGGAGGGACTCCCGGCACCCCTCCGACCCCCGCACAGTGGAAAATGGAACTTACCAACAgcagatcaaccaatcagatgcTCTGCACCTGTAACTGTGGGAAGAAAGGGGAGGAGAGAAAGGAAGAAACTGAAGAAAGGcccagaaagaaaaaaag GGCCCCAAAGATTTTCTTTGGCACCAGGACCCACAAACAGATAGCACAGATCACAAGGGAACTGGGCAAGACTGCTTACAAAGGAGCCAG AATGACAATCCTGTCCAGTCGAGAGCACACCTGCATCAATGCCAGTATCCGCGGAAACAAGAACGATGGATGTAGGGAGCTTTTGGACCAT AAAGCTTGTTCGTTTCACCACAACGTTGTGAGGATGTCGAACCAGGCACAGATCCAGTACAGGGGGCTGTCTGCCTGGGACATAGAGGAGCTGGTCAAGCTGGGCAAGAAGATAAAG GCCTGTCCCTACTACTCTGCACGTGAACTGATGCTAGAAGCAGACATCGTCTTCTGTCCTTACAACTACCTGGTCGATCCTGTTATCAGGGAAAAT ATGCAGATCTCACTGAAGAACCATGTGATAGTTCTGGACGAGGCTCACAACATCGAGGACTCGGCCAGGGAGGCTGCCAGCTTCTCCATGACAGAGGAccagttggacaactgtatGAGCGAGCTGGAAAACCTGG TACTACACAACGTGCAAATGGATGACCACAGAGCCCTGCACATAGTG TGTGGAAGCTTCAAGAAGTGGATCAAGGACAGCTCATCACTGCTGAAGGAGCGTGACTTCGAGCGGCAGACCAAGGTGCAGACAGGGATGGACATGGTGGCAGTGCTGAACACTATGGGCATCAATCCTGACACTTTTGGGTTACTCAAG aaaaatcTGAGTGCAGTGACGGACCCTGAAAACAAGCCTGAACCGAAGCAGGGCCAGGAGCAGATGTGGCTGGGTTCTGCCTCGGCACAGATGCTGAAGGGCATGTTCTTTGTGCTGGGGTTCCTCTTCAAAGAGAACATGAAGTTTGCTGAGGACTACAG CCACGGGAAGCTCCAGCTAGGGAGCCCAGGGGCGGCTGGAGCTTAG
- the LOC118408297 gene encoding G-protein coupled receptor 143-like isoform X3 yields the protein MASPELVSFCCVGDDHLSGWVINYQNPRYNVVCLASSVFSIVGTIVQLLPKRVTAAESMRLMRRSRDPFTSQKRIVMWLIVADLLACLGIFFRSMVWLAGGNLLSDSASPATLFCAFVGGWIQLFYITTYFWTFCYAVDVFVIMKGFNGLRCCQYNISKLWVYHLISWGMAVVLTGEGLTFLFYPSGLECEEKKEHLVPYYLSTYIPIVLVMILNPILYILSSRSVPSILKSRRGKYTDIERAIVQSVRLKFFNVVLVFFACWIPNVLNGVLIFAGDNLTAQNFVYQAVVHILWYMMAILNPLQAFLNSLVYRGWQGCHCACPWHSDFSVQSVPITPDPATSRSVTPSQDEGLSTSYESDQRASLINGNVGLLSET from the exons ATGGCGTCACCAGAGCTGGTAAGCTTCTGCTGTGTAGGAGACGATCACCTGAGCGGGTGGGTCATAAACTACCAGAACCCGCGTTACAATGTAGTCTGCCTGGCAAGCTCGGTGTTCAGCATTGTAGGGACTATAGTGCAGCTTCTGCCGAAGAGAGTAACTGCTGCAGAGTCCATGAGACTGATGAGACGAAGCCGGGATCCGTTCACTTCACAGAAGAGAATCGTCATGTGGTTAATCGTGGCGGACCTCTTAGCTTGTCTAG GTATTTTTTTTCGCTCCATGGTGTGGTTAGCTGGTGGGAATCTTTTAAGTGATAGTGCTTCTCCAGCCACACTTTTCTGTGCATTTGTAGGG GGCTGGATCCAGTTGTTTTACATCACAACTTACTTCTGGACGTTCTGCTATGCGGTGGATGTGTTTGTAATCATGAAGGGGTTCAACGGACTCAG ATGCTGTCAGTATAATATTAG TAAACTGTGGGTGTATCACCTCATCAGCTGGGGAATGGCAGTTGTTCTGACCGGGGAGGGGCTGACATTTCTCTTCTATCCTTCGGGTTTGGA AtgtgaagaaaagaaggaaCACTTGGTCCCTTACTACCTGTCCACCTACATCCCCATTGTCCTGGTTATGATCCTCAACCCAATCCTGTACATATTATCTTCAAGATCAG TTCCGTCCATTCTAAAGAGCAGAAGAGGGAAGTACACAGACATTGAGAGAGCCATCGTTCAGTCTGTCAGGCTGAAGTTCTTCAATGTTGTACTGGTCTTCTTTGCTTG TTGGATACCAAATGTCCTGAATGGAGTCCTGATCTTTGCTGGGGACAACTTGACAGCACAGAATTTTGTTTACCAGGCAGTTGTTCATATCCTATGGTATATGATG GCCATCCTGAACCCCCTGCAAGCCTTCCTGAACTCCCTAGTGTACAGAGGTTGGCAGGGGTGCCACTGCGCCTGTCCGTGGCACTCTGACTTCAGCGTACAGTCTGTCCCCATCACCCCAGACCCCGCCACATCACGCAGCGTCACGCCATCGCAAGACGAGGGTTTGTCCACGTCCTACGAATCCGACCAACGCGCCAGCCTCATCAATGGAAACGTAGGGCTGCTCTCAGAAA CTTGA
- the LOC118408290 gene encoding leucine-rich repeat-containing protein 15-like yields MGRKLQQLICLLVIVKELKATESNCICSTTSSCICSSSSSCDCNIKGLTSIPQTLPSSITDLNLSQNLYTTLSQSDFSRYRRLRTLYLGGNRISTINDRAFYYQNSLTTLGLHLNRLTSLRADMFEGLSTLYSLLLYNNDISFIEAGTFCSTPQLRSLLLGGNNVTSILQAKHNVFDCLNGLTQLQLWSGHLKVIPSNIFYNFPQLRYLALSNNEISSIPHGAFANLSLLQTLWLKSNQITDIQSGSFSNLLRLQKLYLYSNLISNIESGIFSNLPQLQELHLYSNQITAIQSGAFSNLPRLRHLRLENNKLHTISPGLLTGLGNLQELQLQNNQIATLPLVAYDKLSSITTVNIDNNHWQCDCRMVPFRQKMTGSQSFENQTTCEGPSNFHGQRLIDINPEDLICEEPTIVRFEMSGDTTLLQGQTLHLVCESLGIPTPDITVILPSGLDATVESGGRVTVEVNGTITLTNFTAADAGLYICIAANQAGSKFATLSVDVDIRTSVMPVTLPLGSTQSYDVTSVASVTLPEEAAIVRFERSGDTTLIQGETLYLVCEASGIPKPDITVILPSGLNATVKSGGRVTVDVNGTITITDLTAADAGLYICIAMSPVGATYATLFVSNVQQNMPTTFTMAPLSSTSSVTTTGALNFELPVLIASVCGAVAGTLLIGGIILTIWFKRRNKKPPSVPDHSIVFDNKNTTVTIIGGHDQTEQGQFQAMGEATRPHLQAPSVSQHHLYDDVMPPRNNVPLDDRPPLPPPRRGVAAAVDENAPAHDALHYYQPLTSTRNQPAEAHSYGTQHHYQSLRKT; encoded by the coding sequence ATGGGTAGAAAGCTGCAACAGCTGATTTGCCTTCTCGTCATCGTGAAAGAACTCAAGGCAACAGAATCAAACTGCATCTGTTCAACAACGTCATCCTGCATCTgttcctcctcctcatcctgTGATTGCAACATAAAGGGCCTCACCAGCATTCCACAGACCCTACCATCATCCATTACTGACCTGAATTTAAGTCAAAATCTATATACAACTTTAAGTCAGTCAGATTTCTCAAGGTACAGGAGGTTGAGAACTTTATATTTGGGAGGCAATCGTATCTCTACAATAAATGACCGGGCATTTTACTATCAAAATAGCTTAACCACCTTGGGTCTTCACCTCAACCGGTTGACAAGTCTACGAGCTGACATGTTTGAGGGACTTAGTACCCTATATAGTCTACTGCTGTATAATAATGATATCAGTTTTATTGAGGCAGGAACCTTTTGCTCAACCCCACAACTGCGCAGCTTGTTATTGGGTGGAAACAATGTGACATCAATTCTACAAGCAAAACACAATGTTTTTGATTGTCTGAATGGTCTTACGCAGTTACAACTTTGGAGTGGTCACTTGAAAGTTATCCCATCTaacattttttataattttccGCAGCTTAGATATCTTGCTCTCAGCAACAATGAGATAAGCTCCATCCCACATGGTGCTTTCGCTAATCTATCCTTGCTTCAAACTTTGTGGCTGAAATCAAACCAGATAACAGACATTCAGTCTGGTTCATTTTCAAACCTACTCCGACTCCAAAAGTTGTACCTGTACTCCAACCTAATAAGTAACATTGAGTCTGGTATATTCTCGAATCTACCCCAACTCCAAGAGCTCCATCTGTACTCAAACCAAATAACTGCTATTCAGTCTGGTGCATTTTCAAACCTGCCACGACTACGGCATTTACGCCTTGAAAATAACAAGCTGCATACAATAAGCCCTGGTTTGCTAACTGGCCTGGGAAACTTGCAAGAGCTTCAACTACAGAACAACCAGATTGCCACACTTCCCCTGGTGGCATATGACAAGCTATCCTCTATCACTACCGTAAACATTGACAACAACcactggcagtgtgactgtaggatggttcCCTTCAGGCAGAAAATGACTGGGTCTCAATCATTTGAAAACCAAACCACCTGTGAAGGACCCAGCAACTTCCATGGACAAAGGCTTATCGATATCAATCCTGAAGATCTGATCTGTGAAGAACCAACAATTGTGAGGTTTGAGATGAGTGGGGATACCACATTGTTACAAGGACAGACACTCCATTTGGTCTGTGAATCATTGGGAATCCCtacaccagacatcacagtcattCTCCCATCTGGATTGGATGCAACTGTTGAGTCaggtgggagggtgactgtggaGGTGAATGGTACTATCACTTTAACAAACTTTActgcagcagatgctggtctgtacaTCTGCATTGCAGCAAATCAAGCTGGTTCAAAATTTGCCACACTGTCTGTTGACGTGGACATCCGTACATCCGTCATGCCAGTTACTTTACCACTTGGTAGTACACAAAGCTATGATGTCACAAGCGTAGCATCAGTCACACTGCCTGAAGAAGCAGCTATTGTGAGGTTTGAAAGGAGTGGAGATACCACATTGATACAAGGGGAGACACTatatttggtctgtgaagcttcaggaatccccaAACCAGACATTACAGTCATTCTCCCTTCTGGACTGAATGCCACTGTCAAGTCaggtgggagggtgactgtggaCGTGAACGGTACCATCACCATAACAGACCTTActgcagcagatgctggtctgtacaTCTGTATTGCAATGAGTCCTGTTGGTGCTACATATGCCACATTATTTGTGTCCAATGTCCAACAGAATATGCCCACAACTTTCACCATGGCACCTCTGTCCAGCACTTCATCTGTAACTACCACTGGTGCTCTCAATTTCGAATTACCTGTTCTCATTGCCTCTGTCTGTGGTGCAGTTGCTGGCACTCTACTCATTGGTGGCatcattctcacaatctggtTCAAGAGAAGAAACAAGAAACCTCCATCTGTCCCAGACCACAGCATTGTgtttgacaacaaaaacaccactgttacaataatAGGTGGTCATGACCAAACAGAGCAAGGTCAGTTTCAGGCAATGGGTGAAGCCACACGTCCACATCTCCAAGCACCATCTGTCTCACAGCATCATCTGTATGATGATGTTATGCCTCCAAGAAACAACGTGCCTCTTGATGATCGTCCCCCACTTCCCCCACCCCGTAGAGGTGTTGCTGCAGCAGTGGATGAGAATGCACCTGCCCATGATGCACTTCACTACTACCAGCCACTAACAAGCACCAGAAATCAGCCTGCTGAAGCCCATAGCTATGGCACTCAACACCACTACCAATCTCTCAGAAAGACATAA
- the LOC118408297 gene encoding G-protein coupled receptor 143-like isoform X2: protein MASPELVSFCCVGDDHLSGWVINYQNPRYNVVCLASSVFSIVGTIVQLLPKRVTAAESMRLMRRSRDPFTSQKRIVMWLIVADLLACLGIFFRSMVWLAGGNLLSDSASPATLFCAFVGGWIQLFYITTYFWTFCYAVDVFVIMKGFNGLSKLWVYHLISWGMAVVLTGEGLTFLFYPSGLECEEKKEHLVPYYLSTYIPIVLVMILNPILYILSSRSVPSILKSRRGKYTDIERAIVQSVRLKFFNVVLVFFACWIPNVLNGVLIFAGDNLTAQNFVYQAVVHILWYMMAILNPLQAFLNSLVYRGWQGCHCACPWHSDFSVQSVPITPDPATSRSVTPSQDEGLSTSYESDQRASLINGNVGLLSEIDGEDEFVPLLDIACFTEYRTFADNSTNFTSSSDSWSSSEWTKLPKPQLL, encoded by the exons ATGGCGTCACCAGAGCTGGTAAGCTTCTGCTGTGTAGGAGACGATCACCTGAGCGGGTGGGTCATAAACTACCAGAACCCGCGTTACAATGTAGTCTGCCTGGCAAGCTCGGTGTTCAGCATTGTAGGGACTATAGTGCAGCTTCTGCCGAAGAGAGTAACTGCTGCAGAGTCCATGAGACTGATGAGACGAAGCCGGGATCCGTTCACTTCACAGAAGAGAATCGTCATGTGGTTAATCGTGGCGGACCTCTTAGCTTGTCTAG GTATTTTTTTTCGCTCCATGGTGTGGTTAGCTGGTGGGAATCTTTTAAGTGATAGTGCTTCTCCAGCCACACTTTTCTGTGCATTTGTAGGG GGCTGGATCCAGTTGTTTTACATCACAACTTACTTCTGGACGTTCTGCTATGCGGTGGATGTGTTTGTAATCATGAAGGGGTTCAACGGACTCAG TAAACTGTGGGTGTATCACCTCATCAGCTGGGGAATGGCAGTTGTTCTGACCGGGGAGGGGCTGACATTTCTCTTCTATCCTTCGGGTTTGGA AtgtgaagaaaagaaggaaCACTTGGTCCCTTACTACCTGTCCACCTACATCCCCATTGTCCTGGTTATGATCCTCAACCCAATCCTGTACATATTATCTTCAAGATCAG TTCCGTCCATTCTAAAGAGCAGAAGAGGGAAGTACACAGACATTGAGAGAGCCATCGTTCAGTCTGTCAGGCTGAAGTTCTTCAATGTTGTACTGGTCTTCTTTGCTTG TTGGATACCAAATGTCCTGAATGGAGTCCTGATCTTTGCTGGGGACAACTTGACAGCACAGAATTTTGTTTACCAGGCAGTTGTTCATATCCTATGGTATATGATG GCCATCCTGAACCCCCTGCAAGCCTTCCTGAACTCCCTAGTGTACAGAGGTTGGCAGGGGTGCCACTGCGCCTGTCCGTGGCACTCTGACTTCAGCGTACAGTCTGTCCCCATCACCCCAGACCCCGCCACATCACGCAGCGTCACGCCATCGCAAGACGAGGGTTTGTCCACGTCCTACGAATCCGACCAACGCGCCAGCCTCATCAATGGAAACGTAGGGCTGCTCTCAGAAA TTGATGGAGAAGATGAGTTTGTCCCCCTGCTGGACATCGCCTGTTTCACAGAGTACAGAACGTTTGCAGACAACTCCACAAACTTCACATCCTCTTCTGACAGCTGGAGCTCGTCAGAGTGGACCAAGCTTCCCAAACCACAGCTCCTGTGA
- the LOC118408297 gene encoding G-protein coupled receptor 143-like isoform X1 produces the protein MASPELVSFCCVGDDHLSGWVINYQNPRYNVVCLASSVFSIVGTIVQLLPKRVTAAESMRLMRRSRDPFTSQKRIVMWLIVADLLACLGIFFRSMVWLAGGNLLSDSASPATLFCAFVGGWIQLFYITTYFWTFCYAVDVFVIMKGFNGLRCCQYNISKLWVYHLISWGMAVVLTGEGLTFLFYPSGLECEEKKEHLVPYYLSTYIPIVLVMILNPILYILSSRSVPSILKSRRGKYTDIERAIVQSVRLKFFNVVLVFFACWIPNVLNGVLIFAGDNLTAQNFVYQAVVHILWYMMAILNPLQAFLNSLVYRGWQGCHCACPWHSDFSVQSVPITPDPATSRSVTPSQDEGLSTSYESDQRASLINGNVGLLSEIDGEDEFVPLLDIACFTEYRTFADNSTNFTSSSDSWSSSEWTKLPKPQLL, from the exons ATGGCGTCACCAGAGCTGGTAAGCTTCTGCTGTGTAGGAGACGATCACCTGAGCGGGTGGGTCATAAACTACCAGAACCCGCGTTACAATGTAGTCTGCCTGGCAAGCTCGGTGTTCAGCATTGTAGGGACTATAGTGCAGCTTCTGCCGAAGAGAGTAACTGCTGCAGAGTCCATGAGACTGATGAGACGAAGCCGGGATCCGTTCACTTCACAGAAGAGAATCGTCATGTGGTTAATCGTGGCGGACCTCTTAGCTTGTCTAG GTATTTTTTTTCGCTCCATGGTGTGGTTAGCTGGTGGGAATCTTTTAAGTGATAGTGCTTCTCCAGCCACACTTTTCTGTGCATTTGTAGGG GGCTGGATCCAGTTGTTTTACATCACAACTTACTTCTGGACGTTCTGCTATGCGGTGGATGTGTTTGTAATCATGAAGGGGTTCAACGGACTCAG ATGCTGTCAGTATAATATTAG TAAACTGTGGGTGTATCACCTCATCAGCTGGGGAATGGCAGTTGTTCTGACCGGGGAGGGGCTGACATTTCTCTTCTATCCTTCGGGTTTGGA AtgtgaagaaaagaaggaaCACTTGGTCCCTTACTACCTGTCCACCTACATCCCCATTGTCCTGGTTATGATCCTCAACCCAATCCTGTACATATTATCTTCAAGATCAG TTCCGTCCATTCTAAAGAGCAGAAGAGGGAAGTACACAGACATTGAGAGAGCCATCGTTCAGTCTGTCAGGCTGAAGTTCTTCAATGTTGTACTGGTCTTCTTTGCTTG TTGGATACCAAATGTCCTGAATGGAGTCCTGATCTTTGCTGGGGACAACTTGACAGCACAGAATTTTGTTTACCAGGCAGTTGTTCATATCCTATGGTATATGATG GCCATCCTGAACCCCCTGCAAGCCTTCCTGAACTCCCTAGTGTACAGAGGTTGGCAGGGGTGCCACTGCGCCTGTCCGTGGCACTCTGACTTCAGCGTACAGTCTGTCCCCATCACCCCAGACCCCGCCACATCACGCAGCGTCACGCCATCGCAAGACGAGGGTTTGTCCACGTCCTACGAATCCGACCAACGCGCCAGCCTCATCAATGGAAACGTAGGGCTGCTCTCAGAAA TTGATGGAGAAGATGAGTTTGTCCCCCTGCTGGACATCGCCTGTTTCACAGAGTACAGAACGTTTGCAGACAACTCCACAAACTTCACATCCTCTTCTGACAGCTGGAGCTCGTCAGAGTGGACCAAGCTTCCCAAACCACAGCTCCTGTGA